The Clostridium sp. 'White wine YQ' genome contains a region encoding:
- a CDS encoding ABC transporter permease — translation MKDILWLVKNGLKVTFRKKSNIFLYIIAPLIGILISLVVYSGSGDNNLRVGVLNKDSNYIAKDAVDYMQKSGNFKIENIDEGDINDKVTSGKLDCVVIITDGFSKSVESGNPSNIEVTSIKGAQATAYVKSYLYNYINNISDISKVSAGDKETFQKIYTNYRSNDFNLSVNTLKDTSKSKAMTAQSIGFLIMIVLMSAGNLSEVIIKEKQNRTYFRISSAPINSRKYIMANVFLSMIIVTIEIILTLLVLTQVVKIDIGMPFIQMFGMLFLFGFVAVGFSLLTVSFAKSTSGVGAMQNLLITPTCLLSGCFFPIDIMPKYIQKISDFMPQKWILTGLSSLQDGNSISSIYMNILIIIAFAVAFFLIAIYKFYSNDDIRNLA, via the coding sequence ATGAAAGATATATTATGGTTAGTTAAAAATGGATTAAAGGTCACCTTTAGAAAAAAATCTAATATCTTCTTATATATAATTGCTCCTTTGATTGGAATATTAATATCCCTAGTCGTTTATAGTGGAAGTGGTGATAATAATTTAAGAGTCGGAGTTTTAAATAAGGATAGTAATTATATAGCTAAAGATGCTGTTGATTATATGCAAAAATCAGGAAACTTTAAGATAGAAAATATAGATGAAGGGGATATAAATGACAAAGTAACCTCAGGAAAGCTAGACTGTGTGGTAATAATTACAGATGGATTTTCTAAAAGTGTAGAAAGTGGAAATCCAAGTAATATAGAAGTTACTTCAATAAAAGGAGCGCAGGCAACTGCCTATGTTAAGTCGTATCTATATAATTATATAAATAACATCAGTGATATAAGCAAGGTATCAGCTGGAGATAAGGAAACCTTCCAAAAGATTTATACAAACTATAGAAGTAATGATTTTAATTTATCAGTAAATACCTTAAAGGATACTTCAAAATCTAAGGCCATGACAGCACAATCAATAGGATTTTTAATTATGATAGTGCTTATGTCAGCAGGAAATTTATCAGAAGTAATAATTAAAGAAAAGCAAAACAGAACCTATTTTAGAATATCTAGTGCACCAATAAATTCTAGAAAATATATAATGGCAAATGTTTTCTTAAGCATGATCATTGTAACCATTGAAATAATTTTAACCTTACTTGTTTTAACTCAGGTGGTGAAGATAGATATAGGAATGCCATTTATACAAATGTTTGGAATGCTATTCTTATTTGGATTTGTAGCAGTAGGCTTCTCGCTACTTACTGTTTCTTTTGCAAAGAGTACAAGTGGAGTTGGAGCAATGCAAAACCTTTTAATAACGCCTACATGTTTACTTTCGGGATGTTTCTTCCCAATAGATATTATGCCAAAATATATTCAAAAAATATCAGATTTTATGCCACAAAAGTGGATATTAACTGGACTAAGCAGCCTTCAGGATGGAAACAGTATTTCAAGCATATACATGAATATATTAATAATAATAGCCTTTGCAGTAGCTTTCTTCTTAATTGCAATATACAAGTTCTATAGCAATGATGATATAAGAAATTTAGCATAG